Proteins found in one Coffea eugenioides isolate CCC68of chromosome 5, Ceug_1.0, whole genome shotgun sequence genomic segment:
- the LOC113771473 gene encoding uncharacterized protein LOC113771473 has protein sequence MTPNKRYGHQAFVVRADVYNLSTNSWRDLDTVPIRIVSSQYRIERAESLNHGSRGENSVTVLEESLTLISSISGYPKLFSLAYDCNTSIEVWVMKEYGVGDSWTKKFSIAPLPEINRQLSFWDNDEEPFIEIRNGELISWYLRNGQELRKYQMYERPTNYGFPTYLSVVTYTESLISLNAERNHCLLLPPSQKV, from the exons ATGACGCCTAATAAAAGATATGGACATCAGGCTTTTGTAGTCAGAGCTGATGTTTACAATCTCAGTACCAATTCTTGGAGGGACCTAGATACTGTTCCGATTAG AATCGTATCATCCCAGTATCGTATCGAGAGGGCCGAGTCCTTGAACCATGGTAGTAGGGGCGAGAATAGTGTGACTGTCTTAGAAGAATCCCTTACCCTTATCTCTAGCATATCAGGATATCCCAAACTCTTTTCTCTGGCATATGATTGTAATACTTCAATCGAGGTTTGGGTGATGAAAGAATATGGTGTTGGGGACTCTTGGACCAAGAAATTTTCCATAGCACCTCTACCAGAAATCAATCGCCAATTATCCTTTTGGGACAATGATGAGGAGCCGTTTATAGAAATCAGGAATGGAGAGTTGATCTCGTGGTATCTCCgcaatggccaagagcttcggAAGTATCAGATGTACGAGCGACCAACTAACTATGGGTTTCCAACTTACCTAAGCGTTGTAACTTATACTGAGAGTTTGATTAGTCTCAATGCTGAAAGGAACCATTGTCTATTACTTCCTCCGTCCCAAAAAGTGTGA